One Fulvia fulva chromosome 12, complete sequence genomic region harbors:
- a CDS encoding putative ubiquitin-conjugating enzyme protein 17 has translation MFMTVRATADSGRSGLTQPAGISCCLRHFTSMDREELRRKRRRLFEPGNFADIEDTSNNSATKMSSDTTDQLPSTAHSKILNHDHNLGILTNMGFDIKKAKKALKTAGGDIQQAIDRLFSKSSPTDASSDDDDPEPESRFPAPRTADNDDEALARQLQAEYDGRPAISGCRGSPKRVDSIHGDEAYARSLQAQYDGTATSGTEQQDHTERPSTRNAISPPDSELTPQPAVVQATVRSIAEAITGVKCHNCKKYVVKSESHVLEFSKYIQDSEGRLIAIPCQNCRNPHNDKRARLYMIWALLCDFDANSKQNKPDKRRSTKTAKRAAGNGVGYSGGYGYARQPASGKKMTQPSDDDDVMTAKMTNALRALLPTFDREDEFELDARQLQALFLCSSLLERAAGLLRNNDLEEVTTQKKLYDALARLLQTLAMHPLTSALVFGERVVRSSGASLLKISLGKASLTGGKEVDTVQPLSQCLQEFAVQCSMMLSHSTDPTESQLYQAFIDLRDFLQANGSSAKKAPTPAKNAWRKEYAVSEVPDEYILKNHILASKPQASSHVLPGRMKRIMQEISRLQTSLPDGIFVRYGSSRPDVMKVIIIGPQDTPYENGLFEFDLLCDNDFPTKPPQMQLRTTGNGSVRFNPNLYNCGKVCLSLLGTWEGEKWDAKQSTLLQVLVSIQAMIFCDFPWFNEPGRGNSDARNAQSVGYNKFLQPKTIQHAMISWLEDRHDIWSAIIEQHFHTNEKDIRATISKWTSETGGPTILLQQCLKDAVSKLSKGIPRGQYI, from the exons ATGTTCATGACTGTCAGAGCGACTGCAGATTCTGGACGCTCGGGCCTCACTCAACCTGCAGGGATCAGTTGTTGCCTTAGACACTTCACTTC TATGGACCGCGAAGAGCTAAGGCGCAAACGAAGGCGCCTCTTCGAGCCTGGCAACTTCGCTGATATTGAGGATACATCAAACAATAGTGCCACAAAAATGAGCTCTGATACGACTGACCAGCTCCCGAGTACAGCTCATTCGAAAATCTTGAACCACGACCACAACCTTGGCATTTTGACCAACATGGGGTTTGATATCAAAAAGGCCAAAAAGGCTCTAAAGACAGCTGGTGGTGACATCCAACAGGCGATTGACCGACTGTTCAGCAAGTCGAGCCCGACCGATGCTTCGAGCGACGACGACGATCCCGAGCCTGAGAGTCGCTTCCCAGCACCACGGACGGCGGACAACGACGACGAAGCGCTGGCGCGTCAACTACAAGCAGAATACGATGGCCGACCTGCAATATCGGGATGCCGTGGATCACCAAAGCGGGTCGATTCCATTCATGGCGATGAAGCATACGCGCGCTCTCTACAGGCTCAGTATGATGGTACAGCAACCAGTGGCACAGAACAGCAAGATCATACAGAGAGGCCATCGACACGCAACGCCATCTCACCTCCGGACTCTGAGCTTACACCTCAGCCCGCAGTCGTACAAGCAACCGTTCGCAGTATCGCAGAAGCAATTACCGGTGTGAAGTGCCACAATTGCAAGAAGTACGTCGTTAAAAGCGAGAGCCACGTACTGGAATTCTCGAAGTACATTCAAGACAGCGAGGGCCGGTTAATAGCGATACCCTGCCAAAACTGTCGCAACCCACACAACGACAAACGCGCGCGACTCTATATGATCTGGGCCCTGCTTTGCGACTTTGACGCCAACTCGAAGCAGAACAAGCCTGACAAGCGGCGAAGCACGAAAACTGCGAAGCGCGCCGCGGGTAATGGCGTTGGATACAGCGGCGGCTATGGCTATGCAAGACAGCCAGCCAGTGGAAAGAAGATGACACAGCCGTCAGATGACGATGATGTTATGACTGCTAAGATGACGAATGCACTCCGCGCTCTGCTACCGACCTTCGACCGCGAAGATGAGTTTGAGCTCGACGCGAGGCAACTGCAAGCACTTTTCCTATGCAGCTCGCTTCTCGAGCGAGCTGCGGGCCTTCTTCGCAACAATGATCTGGAAGAAGTCACGACACAGAAGAAGCTTTACGACGCTCTGGCACGTTTGCTGCAGACCCTAGCGATGCACCCATTGACAAGCGCATTAGTGTTCGGCGAGCGAGTCGTACGAAGCTCGGGTGCTAGTCTACTCAAAATCTCGCTGGGCAAAGCATCTCTTACTGGCGGAAAGGAAGTAGACACCGTGCAGCCGCTATCGCAGTGCTTGCAAGAGTTCGCAGTGCAGTGTAGTATGATGTTGAGCCATAGCACTGACCCGACAGAGAGCCAGCTGTACCAAGCATTCATCGATCTTCGTGACTTCTTGCAAGCCAATGGAAGCTCCGCGAAGAAAGCTCCGACGCCAGCCAAGAATGCATGGCGTAAGGAGTATGCGGTATCAGAG GTTCCTGATGAGTACATCCTAAAGAATCATATCTTGGCATCAAAGCCACAAGCGAGCAGTCATGTCCTGCCAGGGCGCATGAAGCGTATCATGCAGGAGATCAGCCGACTGCAAACGAGCCTTCCGGATGGTATCTTCGTCCGCTATGGCTCCTCGCGCCCGGATGTCATGAAGGTCATCATCATCGGACCTCAAGACACACCATACGAGAATGGTCTCTTCGAATTCGATCTACTCTGTGACAACGACTTTCCCACCAAGCCGCCTCAGATGCAGCTCCGGACCACGGGAAATGGTTCGGTCCGCTTCAATCCAAATTTGTACAATTGTGGCAAGGTCTGCCTCTCGCTACTAGGTACCTGGGAAGGCGAAAAGTGGGATGCGAAGCAGAGCACGCTATTGCAAGTACTTGTCAGCATACAAGCCA TGATATTCTGCGACTTTCCTTGGTTCAACGAACCTGGCCGAGGCAACAGTGATGCCAGAAACGCGCAGAGTGTTGGCTACAACAAGTTCCTCCAGCCGAAGACCATACAGCATGCAATGATAAGTTG GCTCGAAGATCGACATGATATCTGGAGTGCGATCATCGAGCAGCACTTCCATACCAACGAGAAGGACATCCGCGCAACAATAAGCAAGTGGACATCGGAGACGGGTGGACCCACCATCTTGCTGCAGCAATGTCTCAAAGATGCTGTGTCGAAGCTCAGCAAGGGGATCCCGCGCGGTCAGTACATTTAG
- a CDS encoding UPF0591 membrane protein, translating into MALCWKVQLASKHLLPFSSPRPHLINNLPKSTLELLSHHLNQLQSTSNIPKMATLHYLPPVKPSAIALGTVFNHAASLAILGPVFGDTYRRAQQANSSEEFFKSKEAASAASAWGTSLVGSAVQSYGVGALINATGTLSYKGAAYLGALIFAASSAPSFIAQIFTEKRPLDTVAVGATARIFETVGLSLFLTWWGTRTSPFEAARFQ; encoded by the exons ATGGCGCTTTGCTGGAAGGTGCAATTGGCTTCAAAACACCTCCTGCCATTCTCTTCACCACGACCACATCTCATCAACAACCTCCCGAAATCAACACTCGAACTCCTTTCCCATCACCTCAATCAACTCCAAAGCACTTCAAACATCCCCAAAATGGCCACTCTTCACT ACCTCCCACCAGTCAAGCCATCCGCCATCGCCCTCGGCACCGTCTTCAACCACGCCGCTTCGCTCGCCATCCTCGGCCCAGTCTTCGGCGACACCTACCGCCGCGCCCAGCAGGCCAACAGCTCTGAAGAGTTCTTCAAGTCCAAGGAGGCCGCATCTGCCGCATCCGCATGGGGAACATCGCTCGTCGGCTCCGCCGTCCAGTCCTACGGTGTTGGTGCTCTGATTAACGCTACTGGCACACTCTCCTACAAGGGTGCCGCATACCTCGGCGCTTTGATCTTCGCTGCCTCATCTGCCCCATCG TTCATCGCCCAGATCTTCACTGAGAAGCGACCACTCGACACCGTTGCCGTTGGCGCCACTGCCCGCATCTTCGAGACTGTTGGTCTGTCGCTCTTCCTTACCTGGTGGGGTACCCGCACCTCTCCATTCGAGGCCGCCCGCTTCCAGTAA
- a CDS encoding Aldehyde reductase 1, giving the protein MGLPEHFTLNTGAKIPAVGFGTWQAAPHEVEKAVEEALKQGYRHIDAAAIYRNEAEVGAGIRNSGVKREDIFLTSKLWNTKHRPEDVEPALDQTLKDLGTDYVDLYLMHWPVAFASGDKWFPLGDDGVFKAFEADYVTTYNAMVKLLDTGKVKAIGVSNFNIRRLEDLLKKTSVVPAVNQIEAHPYLQQAELTQWCKDKNILVEAYSPLGNNQTGEPRTVDDPKVHEVAKSLGQDPGVVLGGWGVQRGTVVLPKSVTPSRIASNLKVRELPQEAFDALNALEKHKRFNFPARWGVDIFDEAGEEAVKKAAKDAAAENPTKFKI; this is encoded by the exons ATGGGTCTCCCCGAGCACTTCACGCTCAACACTGGAGCCAAGATCCCAGCTGTGGGCTTCGGTACATGGCAAGCTGCTCCTCACGAGGTCGAGAAGGCTGTTGAAGAGGCATTGAAGCAAGGATACCGCCACATTGACGCCGCTGCAATCTACCGCAACGAAGCTGAAGTCGGTGCCGGAATCAGGAACTCTGGCGTGAAGCGAGAGGACATCTTCCTTACCAGCAAGCTATGGAACACCAAGCATCGTCCAGAAGATGTTGAGCCTGCTCTGGATCAGACGCTGAAGGACTTGGGCACAGACTACGTTGACCTTTACCTGATGCACTGGCCTGT TGCCTTCGCATCAGGCGATAAGTGGTTCCCACTCGGCGATGACGGTGTCTTCAAGGCATTTGAGGCTGACTACGTCACGACCTACAACGCCATGGTCAAGCTCCTTGACACTGGCAAGGTCAAGGCAATCGGTGTTTCCAACTTCAACATCCGCCGCCTCGAAGACCTCCTCAAGAAGACTTCTGTCGTTCCAGCTGTCAACCAGATCGAGGCACACCCATACCTGCAACAAGCAGAGTTGACCCAATGGTGCAAGGACAAGAACATCCTCGTCGAGGCATACTCGCCACTCGGCAACAACCAGACAGGCGAGCCTCGCACCGTTGACGACCCGAAGGTCCATGAGGTTGCGAAGTCTCTTGGTCAGGATCCTGGCGTTGTGCTTGGTGGCTGGGGTGTGCAGCGCGGCACTGTTGTTCTGCCAAAGAGTGTGACACCTTCGAGAATTGCGTCGAACTTGAAGGTCAGGGAGTTGCCACAGGAAGCATTTGATGCGCTGAACGCTCTTGAGAAGCACAAGCGTTTCAACTTCCCAGCA
- a CDS encoding putative RNA-dependent RNA polymerase 1 produces the protein MAGRPPGTNNTKRFAVELRRSKLAEGHNDKRSIPDQTVQLRLRRADSSRITRHEQLDKLVLLSFDDFRLRQDEPSGNGHVLFATARDSAEYIAKILKTGITLNNITYHFCGHSNSQQKSRSCFMYAASKAEIAAKIEGLRDFSKLKSGGKKVKRIGLLFSTADIAIELSPDRCEDIADIVYHDYTFTDGCGLISKQLAREVARKKHIVHRNMRYLPSVFQIRYRGYKGVLTLHPALLGKVQVQFRDSMKKFGDVKDHSFAVAEYSKPYNFGYLNDEIILLLHALGISSDTLLRKQTGYLNFLKNVSLCEPRTSFMFLCYQGEMELAERLLLEGPDSVRSTCGRLVRAEYTKMLNKREEQRCRIMIPKSRLLFGICDPFGKLKAGTCFVRITDDCDGVAKTIIGTEVLCTRHPTLQFKVVDCPELTHLVDFFVTWDPDIIPRRLAPAAEYPGVKEKAHFGMIAGDDQAEFFAKSNNTSLGRVKNLYLKWARIKGPLSEECQQLNRLFSQCVDGNRIRVPQALEDPSEASTETHPFILDILHASARAIIDIALEKDFDYEEDTYGVVDLLAHRNELAMSESELIQLVLRACSRLPVAKGTLSLIMNGLLRSELLTPGEVHKFRLHGANLHWKPVFQSSSDRMGRFLSSAARALQSFHKKLIILQPDERLILMIYIPQKIENASEVDVGEEVRVFALPRSSGTDSVNYRVTPTKKHYRLYCDDSTFQLYESKGSNTFVFLNRGQLDPSAFLNTKNESERRAKKQETFDTGVNAECRASVALNKISAPIQKHEIYVISNRDVESMRVLDAWLHFVDTEEVLPLFDREPSEYTVVTAADLDRSTLAPLVATVVIDRDTVAVRGAGGIDDVRQSLELLNEVGQKTQLLDACTEVLAMSMDGTCQIPGKEILLLLLDFLPIAPFLIETVLDSDLWKRDTAVVMDAAAEIFPVL, from the exons ATGGCAGGTCGACCTCCAGGAACGAATAACACCAAGCGATTCGCAGTGGAATTACGTCGTAGCAAACTTGCCGAAGGCCACAACGACAAACGCAGCATCCCTGATCAA ACTGTACAGCTCCGGCTGAGGCGGGCTGACTCCAGCAGAATCACGCGTCACGAGCAACTCGACAAGCTCGTCCTGCTCTCCTTTGACGACTTCCGTCTCAGGCAAGATGAACCTTCCGGGAATGGCCATGTCCTCTTCGCAACCGCAAGAGACTCCGCCGAATACATCGCAAAGATCCTCAAGACCGGTATCACACTGAACAACATCACTTACCACTTCTGCGGTCACAGCAATAGCCAACAGAAGTCCCGATCGTGCTTCATGTATGCGGCGTCGAAAGCCGAAATTGCTGCCAAGATCGAGGGGCTTCGGGACTTCTCGAAACTAAAGTCGGGAGGCAAGAAGGTCAAGCGCATAGGTCTTCTATTCTCGACAGCAGACATCGCGATCGAACTCAGCCCCGATCGGTGCGAAGACATAGCCGACATCGTTTACCATGACTACACTTTCACTGATGGCTGCGGACTGATCTCCAAGCAGTTGGCGAGAGAAGTGGCGAGAAAGAAGCACATTGTGCATCGAAACATGCGATACCTTCCGTCCGTCTTCCAGATCCGATACCGCGGCTATAAAGGCGTTCTCACATTGCATCCTGCTCTGCTTGGCAAGGTGCAGGTCCAATTTCGGGACTCGATGAAGAAGTTTGGAGATGTGAAAGACCACTCTTTTGCCGTGGCTGAGTACTCGAAA CCATACAACTTTGGGTACTTGAACGACGAGATCATCTTGCTCTTGCACGCTCTTGGCATCTCCAGTGATACACTACTTCGAAAACAGACCGGGTATCTGAACTTCCTGAAGAATGTGTCGCTCTGTGAGCCAAGAACTTCGTTCATGTTCTTATGCTATCAAGGCGAGATGGAACTGGCTGAGAGGCTCCTCCTGGAAGGCCCAGACTCGGTGCGCAGTACTTGCGGCAGACTCGTTAGGGCTGAATACACCAAGATGCTGAACAAGCGCGAGGAGCAGCGATGCCGGATCATGATACCAAAGTCGCGCCTGTTGTTCGGCATATGCGATCCATTTGGAAAGTTGAAAGCTGGTACTTGTTTCGTACGGATCACTGACGACTGCGATGGTGTGGCCAAGACGATTATCGGAACGGAGGTTCTCTGCACACGGCATCCAACCCTG CAGTTCAAGGTTGTCGACTGCCCAGAGCTCACGCACCTGGTCGACT TCTTCGTCACTTGGGATCCCGACATCATCCCGCGGCGTCTCGCTCCAGCCGCTGAGTATCCTGGCGTCAAGGAAAAGGCACATTTTGGCATGATCGCTGGCGATGACCAAGCTGAATTTTTCGCAAAGTCCAACAATACCTCGCTGGGCAGAGTCAAAAACCTGTATCTCAAATGGGCGAGGATCAAAGGTCCTCTAAGTGAAGAGTGTCAGCAGCTCAACCGGCTATTCTCCCAGTGTGTGGACGGTAATCGCATTCGCGTGCCGCAAGCTTTGGAGGACCCCTCGGAAGCATCAACTGAGACGCATCCTTTCATCCTGGATATCCTGCATGCGAGCGCACGTGCTATCATTGATATAGCCTTGGAAAAAGACTTCGATTACGAGGAGGACACATACGGCGTTGTGGACCTGCTGGCACATCGTAATGAGCTTGCAATGTCCGAGTCCGAGCTCATTCAGTTAGTGCTTCGCGCTTGC TCTCGACTTCCAGTTGCGAAAGGCACGCTAAGCCTCATCATGAACGGTCTGCTACGGTCAGAGTTGCTTACGCCCGGTGAAGTGCACAAATTCCGCCTGCACGGCGCCAATCTTCACTGGAAACCAGTCTTCCAATCAAGCTCGGATCGAATGGGACGATTTCTCAGCAGTGCCGCGAGAGCTCTTCAATCCTTCCACAAGAAGCTGATTATTCTACAGCCCGATGAGCGTCTCATACTCATGATCTACATTCCGCAGAAGATCGAGAACGCCAGCGAAGTTGACGTGGGCGAAGAGGTACGGGTGTTCGCACTACCTCGATCCTCTGGTACTGACTCTGTCAATTATCGAGTTACGCCGACCAAGAAGCATTATCGGCTCTACTGTGACGACTCGACTTTCCAGCTGTACGAATCAAAGGGAAGCAATACCTTCGTCTTCCTGAACAGGGGCCAGTTGGATCCATCCGCTTTCCTCAACACCAAGAATGAGAGCGAAAGAAGAGCGAAGAAGCAGGAGACATTTGACACTGGTGTTAATGCTGAGTGCAGAGCAAGTGTCGCACTTAATAAGATCAGTGCTCCCATACAAAAGCAT GAAATTTACGTGATCAGTAACAGAGATGTCGAGTCGATGCGAGTCTTGGACGCGTGGCTCCATTTCGTGGACACTGAGGAGGTTTTGCCTCTTTTCGACCGAGAACCTTCAGAATATACTGTCGTGACAGCAGCGGATCTCGACCGGAGCACATTGGCACCCCTTGTGGCTACAGTCGTGATAGATCGGGACACTGTAGCCGTGCGAGGCGCAGGTGGGATTGATGACGTGCGGCAATCCTTGGAGCTACTGAATGAAGTCGGCCAGAAGACTCAGCTTCTCGATGCTTGCACTGAAGTACTGGCCATGAGCATGGATGGTACTTGTCAAATTCCCGGCAAAGAGATCTTGCTGTTGCTTCTGGATTTCCTCCCTATCGCCCCTTTCTTGATCGAAACTGTACTGGACTCAGACCTGTGGAAACGAGACACAGCTGTTGTTATGGATGCTGCTGCTGAGATCTTCCCGGTGCTTTGA
- a CDS encoding Regulator of nonsense transcripts 1 translates to MELVALTVNRAEFALDLLLECIEPECRRLIPGTEVEVQQLVNNLGGIALEHIDEASGVRVFEPQMLTLKLDGLSDGYHAVTATLLVILKRLLQVFPKSRFLVTAPTHNAVDNILQRYLDESGAVTTCPPLRVTTQLTKVASSLKQYACDALVGKDLTADFRARRQAQKRVKECRLVFTTCVGAAVELLRSEEFDIVVVDEASQQTEPETLIPLTQGCQRAILVGDHVQLRATVQKHAVLTGFDLSLFEKVYTRATEGDGVKRVMLDTQYRMHSDICDFSSREFYNNGLKTAPNLQTNVATSAFPWPPKVRKVFVQCSSTEDMGNQSKSNAGQADLTKTICTLLTTSSTTTATSIAILTPYTRQRLLLQSKLPTSPDLLVSSIDGYQGREADIVIFVTVRCNAHYDIGFLKDQRRLNVAMTRARTGVIIVGDKATLVNASDGDEASKAVWTRLVQDCVEVKIDDIGGLNACSTSS, encoded by the exons ATGGAACTCGTTGCATTGACAGTGAACCGCGCAGAATTTGCATTGGATCTTTTGCTAGAGTGCATCGAGCCTGAATGCCGTCGACTGATTCCCGGCACCGAAGTTGAGGTGCAACAGCTTGTGAATAACCTTGGCGGCATCGCGCTGGAGCATATCGACGAAGCGAGTGGTGTTCGCGTGTTCGAGCCACAAATGCTCACGCTCAAACTCGATGGCCTCAGTGACGGCTACCATGCTGTCACCGCCACTCTGC TCGTAATCCTGAAACGTCTTCTGCAGGTCTTTCCCAAGTCCCGGTTCTTAGTCACAGCACCCACTCACAACGCGGTTGACAATATCCTACAGCGCTATCTAGACGAGTCGGGAGCAGTGACTACCTGCCCACCACTGAGAGTTACAACGCAGCTCACAAAAGTTGCCTCCAGCTTGAAGCAGTACGCTTGCGATGCACTTGTTGGAAAAGATCTCACAGCAGACTTTCGCGCCAGACGCCAAGCCCAGAAGAGGGTCAAAGAGTGCCGCCTTGTCTTTACAACTTGTGTTGGCGCAGCAGTTGAACTGCTCCGCTCCGAAGAATTCGACATCGTGGTAGTCGATGAGGCGTCTCAACAGACCGAACCCGAGACGCTGATACCACTGACGCAGGGCTGCCAGCGAGCTATACTAGTCGGAGATCATGTCCAACTCAGAGCAACGGTGCAGAAGCACGCTGTCTTGACCGGCTTTGACCTATCGTTGTTCGAAAAGGTCTACACTCGCGCGACAGAAGGCGATGGAGTAAAGAGAGTAATGCTGGACACGCAGTATCGTATGCACTCTGACATATGCGACTTCAGCTCTCGAGAGTTCTACAACAATGGACTCAAGACTGCGCCGAATCTGCAGACAAATGTCGCCACCTCTGCGTTCCCTTGGCCTCCCAAAGTCCGGAAAGTCTTCGTGCAGTGCAGTAGCACTGAAGACATGGGAAATCAGTCCAAGTCAAACGCTGGCCAAGCGGACCTCACGAAGACGATCTGCACCCTACTCACCACATCATCTACAACGACGGCTACTTCAATCGCTATCCTGACTCCGTATACCCGACAACGTCTCCTGCTTCAGTCCAAGCTGCCGACCTCTCCAGATCTCTTGGTCTCCTCGATCGATGGCTATCAAGGCCGCGAAGCAGATATCGTCATCTTCGTGACAGTTCGTTGCAATGCTCATTATGATATCGGATTCTTGAAAGACCAACGGCGCTTGAATGTGGCAATGACGAGGGCCCGAACCGGGGTTATTATCGTTGGGGACAAAGCGACTTTGGTTAATGCAAGTGATGGGGATGAGGCGAGCAAGGCGGTGTGGACGCGGTTGGTGCAAGACTGTGTCGAGGTGAAGATCGATGATATCGGTGGGCTTAATGCGTGCAGCACATCGTCTTGA
- a CDS encoding Hydroxylase/desaturase CTB9 — protein sequence MERCSLEGRYGATTFHPMGHIIRRYSHEDDLKATEGKRDDEIVKLEAPATFAHTYRIEAPVLSSSVCSTIGQTASWLLKSERKPRNTAGPSSMPVCDAATVPDSDLRPIPIITPAGAYRDTEEARGEIWQLAYNPRQKWYWVNNMQLDEFFFIKCFDSAMNGRARRAPHSAIQMPTDNGLNRESLEVRCVVFWEGTGLEGDGFGKEAGRARL from the exons ATGGAGAGGTGCTCACTGGAGGGTAGGTATGGCGCGACGACGTTTCATCCCATGGGGCATATTATACGGCGGTACTCGCATGAGGATGATTTGAAAGCTACCGAAGGGAAACGAGATGATGAGATTGTGAAGCTGGAGGCGCCGGCGACTTTTGCACAT ACCTATCGTATAGAGGCGCCTGTTCTCTCCTCAAGCGTATGCTCGACAATTGGACAGACCGCAAGCTGGCTGCTGAAGTCTGAGAGAAAGCCCAGGAATACCGCTGGGCCATCATCAATGCCTG TCTGCGACGCAGCCACAGTCCCCGACTCCGATCTCCGTCCCATCCCCATCATCACGCCAGCTGGCGCATACAGAGATACCGAAGAAGCCCGAGGAGAAATCTGGCAGCTCGCTTACAATCCGCGGCAGAAATGGTACTGGGTCAACAACATGCAGCTGGATGAGTTTTTCTTCATTAAGTGCTTTGATTCTGCTATGAATGGGAGGGCGAGGAGGGCGCCGCATAGTGCGATCCAGATGCCGACGGACAATGGACTGAATAGGGAGAGTCTTGAAGTTAGGTGCGTTGTGTTTTGGGAAGGAACTGGGCTGGAGGGAGATGGATTTGGGAAGGAGGCGGGAAGGGCGAGGTTGTGA
- a CDS encoding Ferric/cupric reductase transmembrane component 7, which yields MAMSHGHAMSMKPWLTQPVVLHSSRTHKCSLNTTAQCEWQQGYWRFWYEADHHFALPTVALFLATILLFAIPYTLSTLWPRAGSSSSIVRRAKASNRYLAYKQFRIGRLNWNSAPLGVLLLGAVGTIYFFAMTLGPRPYYWPNQKSPPLSFGNSPPIANRAGWMSLACLPFVFATSPKSNMITGLTGVSHEKLQVFHRWISYAMFVLALIHTFPFIIFHIWKGDMMLEWRTDVVYWTGTVAILAQAYLTFASMSPLRNMAYEWFKASHFVAALLFVVFFFFHCNYRLSSWDYFIATGVIYSLCWLHSSLRVWFQHGLGKARIDLMSNGFIRVAVSTKTTWRAGQHYFVRFMGIGMHAWTAHPFTVCSLPTKAHYYEAADSELVFYIRPEGGFTARLAKYAEKHPGAQMRVMLDGPYGGIDMPKLEQCDRMVVLAGGSGAGWALPLIETFLRRKDCAACCDAPAEVAKDCSLPSMRVILATRDLATRNWFEEAVSESLKNSLIGTCPPGLVVEVHYTGGDENAAAPKITGQFLNKLDEPEKAPDAHLVPRNGTGSSDSESEDDKDQRTRFARSLKDFNARPYLPTVVAEECASVDAATSMGVFVCGPLSMQSDVANAVAQEQIAAMKDGKRDVYLHMEHFSWA from the coding sequence ATGGCTATGTCGCACGGCCATGCCATGAGCATGAAGCCGTGGCTAACACAGCCGGTCGTGCTACACTCGTCGCGAACACACAAGTGCTCACTCAACACGACTGCACAGTGCGAGTGGCAGCAAGGCTACTGGAGATTCTGGTACGAGGCCGATCACCACTTTGCACTGCCTACCGTCGCCCTATTCCTGGCTACCATCCTCCTGTTCGCAATACCATACACACTCTCGACTCTCTGGCCACGCGCCGGCTCATCCTCAAGCATAGTCCGTAGGGCGAAAGCCTCGAACAGGTACTTGGCGTACAAGCAATTCAGGATAGGCAGGCTCAACTGGAACTCTGCGCCTCTTGGTGTGCTACTTCTCGGTGCAGTGGGCACAATCTACTTCTTCGCTATGACTCTTGGCCCACGACCATACTACTGGCCAAACCAAAAGAGCCCACCACTGTCGTTTGGCAACTCACCGCCAATAGCTAACCGCGCTGGATGGATGAGTCTTGCCTGCCTACCATTCGTCTTCGCTACCTCGCCGAAGTCGAACATGATTACCGGGTTGACTGGGGTCAGCCATGAAAAGCTACAAGTCTTCCATCGATGGATAAGCTACGCCATGTTTGTACTGGCGCTGATACACACCTTTCCATTCATCATCTTCCACATCTGGAAAGGCGACATGATGTTGGAGTGGAGGACGGACGTGGTCTATTGGACCGGTACTGTTGCAATCCTGGCACAGGCCTACCTTACCTTTGCAAGCATGAGTCCACTGCGAAACATGGCCTACGAGTGGTTCAAGGCTAGCCACTTTGTTGCTGCTCTACTCTTTGTGGTGTTCTTCTTCTTCCACTGCAACTATCGCTTGTCGAGCTGGGACTACTTTATCGCCACAGGCGTCATCTACTCGCTGTGCTGGCTGCACTCCTCACTGAGAGTCTGGTTTCAGCATGGTCTCGGCAAAGCAAGGATTGACTTGATGTCCAACGGCTTCATCCGGGTGGCTGTTTCCACCAAGACCACATGGAGAGCAGGACAGCATTACTTTGTGCGGTTCATGGGGATTGGGATGCATGCTTGGACAGCACACCCATTCACAGTGTGCTCGCTACCAACCAAGGCGCATTACTATGAAGCCGCAGACTCCGAACTCGTTTTCTACATTCGCCCTGAAGGAGGCTTCACGGCTCGACTAGCCAAGTATGCTGAGAAGCATCCCGGAGCTCAGATGAGAGTTATGCTTGACGGACCATACGGAGGCATCGATATGCCTAAGTTGGAGCAGTGTGACAGGATGGTAGTGCTTGCCGGAGGTTCAGGTGCTGGCTGGGCTTTGCCACTGATCGAGACATTTCTCCGGAGGAAGGACTGCGCTGCATGCTGTGACGCTCCAGCTGAAGTAGCCAAGGACTGCAGCTTACCGTCCATGCGAGTGATCCTTGCAACAAGAGATCTCGCCACCCGAAATTGGTTCGAAGAAGCCGTCAGCGAGTCGCTAAAGAACTCTTTGATTGGTACCTGTCCTCCGGGTCTGGTTGTTGAAGTGCACTACACTGGTGGTGATGAGAACGCAGCTGCTCCGAAGATCACTGGACAGTTCTTGAACAAGTTGGACGAACCGGAAAAGGCGCCAGATGCACACCTGGTACCACGAAACGGCACTGGCTCGTCCGACTCTGAGTCAGAGGACGACAAAGACCAAAGAACCCGCTTTGCGCGGTCGCTCAAGGACTTCAATGCCAGGCCGTATCTGCCGACCGTGGTTGCTGAAGAGTGCGCGTCCGTGGATGCAGCCACATCCATGGGCGTCTTCGTCTGCGGACCTCTGAGCATGCAGAGCGATGTTGCCAACGCTGTCGCACAGGAGCAGATTGCAGCGATGAAGGATGGGAAGAGGGATGTGTACCTTCATATGGAGCACTTCTCTTGGGCATAG